The stretch of DNA ATTGAACTTCGGATATTTCGAGACGCCCCACTCACCGGCGCCTGGGGGTACGCTTAAATATTCCTATCGTGAGGATGATCGCTCTCTTGCCAGCCAATTGGGCCTATAATTCGGCCTGAAAAATAATCAGCTGCCAGATGCCTCTATTCGACACCTGCAACTGAGGAGGCGACATGTTCCGGTCATTGCTGCACCTTCCCTCGGGTATCTTGTCCTCGGTGATCTTCCCCTCGTTAATCTTGTTCGCGGCTGCTTCCACCGCGAATGCGGGCCATTTACCGCAGGAGCCGGCCGCACCGCCTGCGCAGGCTGCGCCCGGCCCCAAGAACCCCGTCAAACCTACCGCCGAATCACAGGCAAAAGCCAAGAAGACGTACGGATTTGATTGTGCCCTGTGTCACGGAGCCAGTGGGGATGGAAAGACCGACCTCGCCAAGGACATGCAGCTTACGATGAAAGATCTTACAGACCCGAAGTCGCTTGCGGGCATGTCGGACAGCGATCTATTCGATCTCATCCGGAAGGGCAAGGACAAGATGCCTCCGGAAGAGGCCGCCCGCGCAAAGGATGACGATGTGTGGCAACTCGTTATCTATGTGCGGAGTCTCGCGAAGGGTGGTTCGGCAAGCACGTCGGCGTCAAACTAACAGGCGCACGCAGCCTCTCTGCGCGAGAGTTTGCTTTGATGTATCGATGTACGCGGGCCGAGGTTGAGGATTTTGCCTTGGGCCGCCCAGTCTTTTCCAACAAGCTATTCGGATCGCAACGCCTTCATTGGATCAATTGAGGAAGCGCGCCGAGCGGGCAAATAGGACGCGACGAGCGCCGTAGCGAAGAGGATTGCGGCGACCGATGCAATGACCGACACATCCAGCGCGCCGACTCCGTAGAGAGTGCTTTGCATCTGGCGGCCCACGGCGATTGATCCGCCTACTCCCAGAACCAGCCCAATCGAGGCAAGCATGGCTCCCTGGCGGACGATCAGGCGCGCAACATTGGCGCGGCTTGCTCCGAAGGCCATGCGGATGCCGATCTCCTGGGTGCGTTGGGAGACGGTGAAGGCCATCAAGCCATAAATGCCAACCGCCGCAAGGACCAGCGCGACGAAAGCAAATCCGGCATAAAGATCCATGGTGAATCGGTCGTCGTTCAGGGCATCTTTCTTGACCTGGTCCATGGTGGCCACGTCTGCAAGCGCTATCTCCGAATCGACGGAGTGAACGGCGGCAGCGGCAGCCTTCGCCATGGCCGCCGGGTCGGATTGTGTGCGCAGACCGATCGTTGCATCCGCTCCTAGCGATTGGGCGAAGGGCACATCCATCGCGGGACTGTCTTCGCGAAGGTCTCCGTAGCGAACGGTGCGGGAGATGCCGACAATCTGCCATTCCACCGAAGGACCTAGCTTGGGCTGTCCGGGAATGATTTCGTCGATTGACAGGCGCTGTTTGAATGGATCCAGCCCCTTCAGATAGTGACGGACAAACTCCTCGTTAACGATGGCTACGCGCACGCCGGCGGCGTTGTCCTGATCGGTAAAGCCTCGGCCGCGGACGATCTGGATGCCGAAGGTCTTGTAGTAGTCCGGAGTGACAGACTGGAAGCCGACATCGGGACGCTTGGAGCGGTCGGCATACGTGGGTCCGCCGATGATGGTGAAGCCCATGCCGTCGCTGTGGTATTGGAGGGGCATTCCCGTCACGGCGGCCACTTCGGTAACGCCAGCTACGGAGTGCATCGCGTCGAGCATCTGCCGGTAATAGACGGCCATCTCCGCCGGATCTTTGAAGCGGCCTGCGGGATGGTTGAGGCGGAAGGTAAGGACGTGATCGGTGCGCAGGCCTAGGTCGACTCGGGACAGGTTCCAGACGCTATGGATGGCCAATCCGGCGCCAGCCAGCAAGGTGAGCGCAAGGGCGAGTTCTCCGACGATAAGCGCGCGGCGGAGTTTGTGGCTTCCTGTTCCAACGCCGCTGCGTCCGCCGTCCTTCAGTCCTTCGCAGGGATCGATGCGCATCGCGTACCAGGCCGGCGCGCAGCCAAAGAGAAGCCCGGACAGCGTCGTTGCGCCGAGAGCCACCAGCAGCACGTGCGGATCGAGTTTCAGAACTGCCTCGGTGGGCAGTGTTCCGTCGGGTATGAGGACGGTAAGGATGCGGAGCAGGATTGAACCCAGGCCAACGCCGAGGCCGCCTCCGAGGACAGCAAGGATCAGGCTCTCGGTCAGAAATTGCGTGAATACCTGTCCGCGCGATGCGCCGAGAGCGCCGCGCACTGCGATCTCCCGCTGCCGCGCCGCGCCCTTGGCTAGCAACAGGTTGGCGATGTTGACGCAGGCGATGAGCAGGACGAATCCCACTGCGCCGAGAAGCAGCCATAGATTCTGGATTCGCTCCTTTGGCAGGAAGTCGTTGTGCAGCGGCTCGATCCTGACTCCCCAGTCTGTGTTGGAATCAGGATAGGCGGCCGCGATATTACGGGCCACGCCATCCATTTCAGACTGGGCCTGCTGCAACGTCACGCCGGACTTGAGCCGGCCCATGGTGATGAGCCAGTGGTAGTCATGGTTGATCTGATCGGGGTGGAAGGCCAACGGAATCGTCAGCGGAGCGGAGACATCCGCTCCCTTGTCTCCGATACCCGGTGCCAGAACTCCGACAACCGTATACGGTTCGCCGTCGATGCGAAGGCTCTTACCAAGAATCGCGAGGTCAGCACCAAGGCGGTTCCACATCTTGTAGTTGAGGACGACTTCATGGTCTTTGCCGGGCACTTCCTCCTGCGGCAACAGATCGCGGCCCATGAGGAAGTGGTATCCGAGCATATTGTAGTAACCGGGCGAGCACTGCAGGGAGTGCTGCACCTGTTCCGGAGCGTCTTTGGTGGCCAGATTGAAGCTGGTCCATTGCATGGCGATCAGTTGCTGGAAGGACTTGCTTTCACGCCGCCAGTCAAGGAAGTCGCCGGCGGACATGACGTTGTTGTGACCGGAAATATTCGACCAGACCATCACCAACTGGTCGGGGTTGGGATACGGCATCGGTTCGAGGAGAGTGCTATAGACGACCGTGTAGATGGCCGTGGTTGCGCCGATTCCCAAAGCGAGCGTGAGGATCACGGCCAGGGTGAGGCCGCTGTTTTTGAGCACCATGCGCAGGCTGAATCGGATGTTTCGCATCAGATTGGTCATCTTCGGCCCTCGATTTCGACACATGAATAGATTGGAGTTGCAGACGGCAGCACCACCCCGGCAACCGGTACAAATCTTTAGAGAGAAGAAGCGAATTGGAGCGCACCGGAGACGATGCGGTCGATGCGGCTTGCCGCAGAGCGGGAATCAAAGATCTGCCCGGAAAGCGATTTGCCGCGATTCACGCTGCTCTTGAGCGAGCAAAGGACGCGGTGGTCAGAAACGAGCGGGTGGACATGCGGGCGGACCCGGAGAGCGACCCCCGTAAGATTCACCATGATGGCCATGACTCCGGCGGCGAGAACAAGAGATCCGTGTCGTTGCAGGAATCCTGCGAACTTCCGAGATCGACGTTGCATCATGCACCTCATTGCTGTGTCGTCCGGGCTTTCAAGCCGTGCGACGCCCTACTGCATATACACGTGGAGTTCCATTCCTCAGATTGGACTAAATCTTTGATAAGACGATGACTTGCGCGGGATGAAAATACCGGGAAACGGCGGCCGACTGACCGTTCGCGAACGGAAGTGTCCGGTTCCGGACGAGTGGCCGGAAGGCTGCATCCAGCATTCCGCGATTGGCCTTCAGAGACGCAGGGTTGACTGGCCTTAACGCGGGGTAATGATGCCGCCGACGGCGTGGCGACGCGGCAGGACGATGCCTCGACGATCCACTACTCGCGGCGGCGATCCAGCCGGATTAAGATCAGGTCGCGATCCGGCGATCAGCGCGCCGCCGCAGGCTGGGCAAGTGGTTGAATTCACTGCGGCGTCTTCGGAGTGCGCGACGGTGGCATGGCATTGCTGGCAGATCGAATCCACCCCTTAAGATTACATCGCCGAACTATATCTCTGGCCCATTTGGGCTTCGCGGCAGCGATTCCGCCTCGCATTGACAGCGTCTTCAATCGGTATTCATCGATATCCGGGTAAACTTAGATATATGGATTCTTCCCTCCCCCTTGAGTCTCGGAACGGTTTTTCCGCTCCAAATCGCCCCGTTCGCCCAATTCGTCTCGTAGCCATCGATATGGATGGAACGTTGCTGCCGGATTTTTCCACCGTGGTAAGTGCGCGCAATCAGCGGGCCTTGCGGGACGCGCAGCAGGCCGGAATCGTCGTCGCGATTGCGACGGGCCGCCGTCAGGCTTTTACGGCTCCGCTGCTCCAGGACGTCGGCTTGCGAGCGGACACGCCGCTCATCACGTCCAATGGTGCAGTGACACGCAGTTTTTCCGGCGAGCGCATCGATTTTACGCACCTGAATCCGGAGGTTGCGCGCGGGCTGTGCGGAGTGCTGCGCGGAGTCGGGCTGCTGGTCTTTACGCTGGACAAGGCCGCCAATCCGGACCTGATCGTCGAGGATATCGCCAAGGTCAGGGGTCGTCTGGGCAAATGGGTGGAGTCAAACCGGTTGTCACTCAAGGAAGTTCGGCCGATAGAAGAAGCATTGGGAGACGATGTGGATCTGATTCAAGGCATGGCCGCCGGAACGATTGCCGAGATGATCGAGGCCGAGCGGCGCCTGAGGATATGCGACTGGGCGGGGCAGTTTGAATGCATCCGGACGGCGTATCCGGGTAATGATCTGTCCATTCTGGATCTGCTTCCGAAGGGCGTTTCGAAGAGCTCGGCGCTGGCGCGGCTCGCCGAACGGCTGGGGATAGCGCAGGCGGAGACGATGGCGATTGGCGACAACTGGAACGATGAGTCCATGCTGGACTGGGCGGGAACGGGCGTGCTGATGGGCAACGCGACCGAGGAGTTGCGCACTCTTGCTCCGAAGCGCGGATGGCGGATCGGGCCGTCGAACTCGGAGGATGGCGTGGCGGTGATGCTGGAAGAGGCTATCGCCAGACTGGATTCAGGCCTTGCCACCGGTCTGGTTTCTGCTAGAGTTTGAGCGAAGACAATTGCTGAAAATTCCTTCCATATCGGCTTTCCCGACCGGAGCTCTTGCGCTTATAACGGCGCTGGGGCTGGGCTGCACCGCATCGATTCCGGCCACTGCGGCGGAGCGGATCACTCTGGCCAATGGATTTGACCTTGTTTGCAATCACCATGCGATGGTTGACGGGCGGATTCGGGTATTTCCCAACGCGGCGGACGAGACGGATTACCTGGAACTGAAGCCGGAAGATGTGACCGGATTTGAGGTCGTTCCCGATCCGCCTTTGGAGCCGAAGGCGGATGGCGGCGATGCGGCAAAGCACTCCGCAACGGCCCCCGTCAGCAATAAGCCCGACGCCCGCCTGACGGCTACCGACATGCATCAACTGCTTTCCAAGGCAGGCGCGGAGCACAACGTGGACGCGGATCTGCTGGCGAGTGTGGTGAAGGCTGAGAGCGGCGGATATGTGCGCGCAACCAGCCGGGCCGGGGCGCGCGGACTGATGCAGTTGATGCCGGGGACGGCGCAGCAGCTTGGCGTTACCGACAGCTTTGCTCCGGACGAGAACGTGCGCGGCGGCACTACGTATCTGGACTGGCTGCTGACCCGCTACCACGACAACATTGCGCTGGCTCTGGCGGCTTACAACGCAGGTCCGCTAGCTGTGGATCGGTATCATGGAATTCCGCCGTATCATGAGACACGCTTGTACGTGGCGCGGGTGATACACGAGTTCAACCGAAGGATTGCAGCTCGCGAAAAGACGCTGGCCAGCACAGGCCGCGCGAGCGGTGTTTCAATGGCTACCGGGCCTGCAGAGGACGAGAGAGTGGGACGCGATTGAAGAACGGAAAACTGATCATCAGCCTCGTGGTTCTGGCGCTGCTGGTGGGGCTCGGCGTCTGGGCCTACTACCACGTGAATTTCAGCTTCGCCAATTTTCGCTCGCAACTGGCCGGCGCGGACTGGCGCAAGATTGTGATCGGACTGGCCTGCATCTACGTCGGCTATGTCTTCCGCGCCGCGCGATGGGCACTTTTGCTGCGCCCAAACAAGCGCGTCGGGCTGTTTTCGCTGCTGGGGACACAGGTGATTGGCTTCAGTTCTGTCGCGCTGGTCGGGCGCGTTGCCGACCTTTCCCGCCCTTATCTGGTTTCGAAGAAAACCGGGCTGCCGCTCAGCACGCAAATCGCGGTTTATATCGTGGAGAGACTGTTTGACGCGGGATCGATGGCGTTGATCTTCTCTTCGGTGATTCTGCTGGCGCCTGCCGGAGCGCTGCCGCATCCTGAGATCTTCAAGAAAGTTGGACTTTGGGGACTTGCGGGGACATTTGCCGGAGCGCTGTTCCTCGTGATGGTGCGGGTCTCGGGTGGCGTGGTGGCAAGCTTTTTCGAGGGGACCATTGGCACTCTTTCCAAGAGCGTTGGACACGCCATCGGGAACAAGATTCGCAGCTTCCGGACTGGATTGAATACGCTGCGCAGCCCCGGCGATCTGGTGATAACGCTCGTTCTTTCGCTGGGTATGTGGGGGCTGATTACGCTGGCTTACATCATGACCGCGCGAGCATTTACCGCCAGCCCACAGCTTAATTCCCTGACGCTGGCGGAAGGCATGGTCCTGATGGCCATCAGCGGCGGCGCGAGCGCCTTCCAGCTTCCGGTGCTGGGATGGTTCACACAGATTGGCGTGGTCGCAACGGCTCTGTCCAGCTTCTTTGGCGTTCCGCCCGAACCGGCAACTGCCTGTGCCGCGACGCTGCTGCTGGTGACCTTTCTCGGCATCGTGCCGGTTGGGCTGATCTGGGCCCAGTTTGAGCACGTAAGCCTGCGCACAGTGGCCGCCGAGAGCGAACATGCCGGGGAGGCCGTCGAGGAATCGCTGAAGGAAGACGGACCGATTGAGGAGCCTAGCGGGGCTTAGCTCTTTTCTGACGCTCAAGCCCGTCGCTACCGAATTCGGTCTTTGCACAACCTGTAGAATCAGACCCAAGATGAAATGTCCATTTTGTGGGTTTGCGCAGGACCGTGTCGTTGACAGCCGCGAGAGCAAGGAGGCGGATTCGATTCGCCGCCGGCGCGAGTGCGAGAAGTGCGAGCGGCGCTTTACGACATACGAGCGCATTGATGAAATCCCCTACATGGTCGTCAAGAAAGATGGCCGCCGGGAGAAATTTGAGCGGCATAAGGTGCTGAGCGGCCTTCTGCGCGCCTGCGAGAAGCGGCCGGTTTCGGCGGGCAAGCTGGAGGCGATTGTCGACGCGACCGAGAGCTACCTGATGGATGCTCCGGAGCGCGAGCGAACCACCCGCGAGATCGGCGAATTGATCATGGAAAACCTCAAGACACTGGATACGGTTGCCTATATTCGTTTCGCCAGCGTTTATCGCGATTTCAAGGATGTGCGTGAGTTCAAGGAAGAGCTTGAGCAACTGCTGCAGACGCGGGAGTCGAATCGCGAGGGGCAACGGCGGACATAGCCGCATAGGCTCGCCGTCGATAGAATATCCGCTCAATATCCAGGAATTTCCATTCCTGAACGATCATGCCATTTTGCCTTTATGGGTTCGAGTTTCGGCAGTGAGACGTGTCTCAGCATCGACTCTCCTGTACACTGAAGGGTCTACTATGCAAAACAAGCATTCCATCGGCATTCTGGGCGCGACCGGCATGGTCGGGCAGCGTTTTATTCAGCTTCTTGAGAACCATCCCTGGTTCCGGATCACATGGCTCGCGGCAAGCGACCGCTCCAGCGGGAAGAAATACGAGGACGCTGCCAAATGGCGGCTCGATACTCCCTGCCCCGAGCGCATTGCGAAAATGACCATCTCGCCGGCGGCCCCGGACGGCCCGCCGAAGATTATCTTTGCCGCGCTCGACACCGACATCGCCCGCGAACTGGAGCCTAAATTCGCGGCTGCCGGTTGCGCCGTGGTTTCGAACTCCAGCGCCTTCCGTATGCATCCAAATGTGCCTCTGGTCATCCCCGAGGTGAATCCGGAACATCTGCATCTGATTGAAGACCAGAGCTGGCGACGGGAGTCCGGCGGGTATATCGTGACCAATCCCAACTGCTCGGCGATTGGCCTGGTGATGGCGCTGAAGCCGATTGAAGAGCGTTTTGGCATCGAGCAGATCTTTGTCACCACGATGCAGGCCGTGAGCGGCGCGGGCTACCCCGGCGTGCCTTCGATGGATATTCTCGGCAACGTCGTCCCCTTCATCAAGAACGAGGAAGAGAAGATGGAAGCCGAGACGCTGAAGCTGCTGGGCAGGCTCGATGGGGAGCACATTGCTCCTCTTGCCGCGCGAATGAGCGCGCATTGCAATCGCGTTGCGGTCGAGGATGGGCATACCGAGTCGGTTTCCATCAAGCTCCGGAAACCTGCGACTCGCGAGGAGATGCTGGCCGCGTGGGCTGAGTTCAAACCGCTCGCCGGGCAGAATCTGCCGACTGCTCCCGAGCAGCCGGTCGAGTGGATCGCGGCGGAAGATCGGCCGCAGCCGCGTCTGGACAAGAATCGCGGCCGAGGCATGGCAGCTTCCGTAGGCCGGTTGCGCCCCTGCGGGCTGCTGGACTGGAAGTTTACGGTGCTCTCGCACAACACCATTCGCGGTGCAGCCGGGGCGGCAATTGTGAACGCGGAATTGCTCTTGAGTCTGGGCAAACTGGAGCCGGTGGCTCTGGCGGCAGAGCGAGCGTAGGTGGAAATCCCATCCTTGTCACCAAGAGCGTGACAAGGATGGGGCACCCGCATTTGGGACGGCCCCGCATTCGAGCGCACACGTTGAGTCAGTCATGGGTACCCACATTGGTGGGATTCCCCAAGGGTCGTAAGCGTAGAAGAGTAGAGAAAAAGACAGGGACGCTGGATGAGTCTTGTAGTAATGAAGTTTGGCGGTACGTCGGTCGAAGACCCGACGGCGATTGCACGTACTGCGGAAATCGTAGCGGGCCGCGTAGCTGCGGGTAAGACACCCGTTGTCGTTGTGTCCGCTATGTCCAAGGTGACAGATCAGTTGCTGGCTTGCGCGGCCGCAGCCAGTCGGGGTGATCGAACCGGTGCGCTGGCCATCAGTTCGCGGCTCCGGAGCCGTCATCGGGACACGGCTGCCGCTCTCGTGAAAGAACAGAAGGACTGCGCAACGCTGCAAGCCGCCATCGAGCATGACTTCGATGCTCTCGATGAGGTTTTGCGAGGACTTGCGGCGATTCTGGAGCTGACGCCACGCATTTCGGATCTGATTGTGAGCTACGGCGAGCGGCTTTCGAGCGTAATCATCGCCCAGGCTTTCCGCGAGCGCGGATTGGACAGCGTCCATCTCGACTCGCGTGAGGTAATCATCACCGATTCGCAATACCAGAAGGCAATCCCGCAGGATGCGGTGATCGAGGACCGGTGCGCAACCCGGGTTCGTCCGCACCTCGAAGCTGGCCGCGTGCCGGTGATGGGCGGATTCATCGGCAGCAATGAAGCCGGGATCACAACGACGCTGGGCCGCGGCGGTTCGGACTTTACCGGCGCGCTGATCGGCGGCGCGCTGCATGCCGAGGCAATCGAGATCTGGACGGATGTGAATGGAATCATGACCACCGACCCGCGCATCTGCCCCGATGCTCTGCGGGTGCGGGTGGTCAGTTTTGAGGAAGCAGCGGAACTGGCCTACTTCGGAGCGAAAGTGCTGCATCCGGCCACGATTCTGCCCGCGGTGCGCAAGAATATTCCGGTGCTGGTGCTCAACTCGCGCAATCCAACCAATGAGGGCACTCGGATTATTTCGCTCGCTCCACATTGCAAGACTCCGTTCAAGTGCATCGCGGTGAAGAAAAAGCTCACGATCATTGACGTCGTAGCCAGCCGGATGCTGATGACGCACGGGTACTTGAAGGCGATCTTCGATATCTTCGACAAGCACCAGTGCCCGGTGGATATGGTTTCGACCAGCGAGGTGAGCGTATCGCTCACCGTGGACTCGAACGACAAGCTGCCGGCGATTGCCAACGATCTGGGTAAGATTGCCGACGTAAAATACGAGGGCCAGAAGGCCCTGATCTGCATGGTCGGCGAGGATATTCGTGGGCAGCATGGCATAGCGGCGCAGGTATTTGCCGCCGTTCGTCATGTCAATGTGCGGATGATCTCGCAGGGCGCCAGCGAGATCAACATGAGCTTTATGATTGAGGAAGAGGATGTCGAAGAAGCGGTGCGATCACTGCACGCGGCTTTCTTTCAAAATCCCGATCCAAAGATCTTTGATGTCGAGGCGCGGCAAGCTGCTACAGCAAAGGTCTAATCGCAACTGGTTATATAGGAGATAATGCCATGCTGCTGCTCGTGCTCGGAAAAGGCAAGACCGGAAGCCTTGTTGCGCAGGTGGCGCGGGAACGCGGCCACTCAGTACGAGTGCTGGATTTTCGTGAGAACGAAGGCGCCAGTTCGCTGACAGCGCCGACTGTGGCCCAGGTGGATGTGGTTATCGATTTCACAACTGCGGAAGCCGCAGTTGAGAATATGCGCGCATGC from Acidicapsa acidisoli encodes:
- a CDS encoding Cof-type HAD-IIB family hydrolase; translation: MDSSLPLESRNGFSAPNRPVRPIRLVAIDMDGTLLPDFSTVVSARNQRALRDAQQAGIVVAIATGRRQAFTAPLLQDVGLRADTPLITSNGAVTRSFSGERIDFTHLNPEVARGLCGVLRGVGLLVFTLDKAANPDLIVEDIAKVRGRLGKWVESNRLSLKEVRPIEEALGDDVDLIQGMAAGTIAEMIEAERRLRICDWAGQFECIRTAYPGNDLSILDLLPKGVSKSSALARLAERLGIAQAETMAIGDNWNDESMLDWAGTGVLMGNATEELRTLAPKRGWRIGPSNSEDGVAVMLEEAIARLDSGLATGLVSARV
- a CDS encoding ABC transporter permease, with amino-acid sequence MTNLMRNIRFSLRMVLKNSGLTLAVILTLALGIGATTAIYTVVYSTLLEPMPYPNPDQLVMVWSNISGHNNVMSAGDFLDWRRESKSFQQLIAMQWTSFNLATKDAPEQVQHSLQCSPGYYNMLGYHFLMGRDLLPQEEVPGKDHEVVLNYKMWNRLGADLAILGKSLRIDGEPYTVVGVLAPGIGDKGADVSAPLTIPLAFHPDQINHDYHWLITMGRLKSGVTLQQAQSEMDGVARNIAAAYPDSNTDWGVRIEPLHNDFLPKERIQNLWLLLGAVGFVLLIACVNIANLLLAKGAARQREIAVRGALGASRGQVFTQFLTESLILAVLGGGLGVGLGSILLRILTVLIPDGTLPTEAVLKLDPHVLLVALGATTLSGLLFGCAPAWYAMRIDPCEGLKDGGRSGVGTGSHKLRRALIVGELALALTLLAGAGLAIHSVWNLSRVDLGLRTDHVLTFRLNHPAGRFKDPAEMAVYYRQMLDAMHSVAGVTEVAAVTGMPLQYHSDGMGFTIIGGPTYADRSKRPDVGFQSVTPDYYKTFGIQIVRGRGFTDQDNAAGVRVAIVNEEFVRHYLKGLDPFKQRLSIDEIIPGQPKLGPSVEWQIVGISRTVRYGDLREDSPAMDVPFAQSLGADATIGLRTQSDPAAMAKAAAAAVHSVDSEIALADVATMDQVKKDALNDDRFTMDLYAGFAFVALVLAAVGIYGLMAFTVSQRTQEIGIRMAFGASRANVARLIVRQGAMLASIGLVLGVGGSIAVGRQMQSTLYGVGALDVSVIASVAAILFATALVASYLPARRASSIDPMKALRSE
- a CDS encoding c-type cytochrome: MFRSLLHLPSGILSSVIFPSLILFAAASTANAGHLPQEPAAPPAQAAPGPKNPVKPTAESQAKAKKTYGFDCALCHGASGDGKTDLAKDMQLTMKDLTDPKSLAGMSDSDLFDLIRKGKDKMPPEEAARAKDDDVWQLVIYVRSLAKGGSASTSASN
- the nrdR gene encoding transcriptional regulator NrdR, coding for MKCPFCGFAQDRVVDSRESKEADSIRRRRECEKCERRFTTYERIDEIPYMVVKKDGRREKFERHKVLSGLLRACEKRPVSAGKLEAIVDATESYLMDAPERERTTREIGELIMENLKTLDTVAYIRFASVYRDFKDVREFKEELEQLLQTRESNREGQRRT
- a CDS encoding lysylphosphatidylglycerol synthase transmembrane domain-containing protein, which encodes MKNGKLIISLVVLALLVGLGVWAYYHVNFSFANFRSQLAGADWRKIVIGLACIYVGYVFRAARWALLLRPNKRVGLFSLLGTQVIGFSSVALVGRVADLSRPYLVSKKTGLPLSTQIAVYIVERLFDAGSMALIFSSVILLAPAGALPHPEIFKKVGLWGLAGTFAGALFLVMVRVSGGVVASFFEGTIGTLSKSVGHAIGNKIRSFRTGLNTLRSPGDLVITLVLSLGMWGLITLAYIMTARAFTASPQLNSLTLAEGMVLMAISGGASAFQLPVLGWFTQIGVVATALSSFFGVPPEPATACAATLLLVTFLGIVPVGLIWAQFEHVSLRTVAAESEHAGEAVEESLKEDGPIEEPSGA
- a CDS encoding lytic transglycosylase domain-containing protein — its product is MLKIPSISAFPTGALALITALGLGCTASIPATAAERITLANGFDLVCNHHAMVDGRIRVFPNAADETDYLELKPEDVTGFEVVPDPPLEPKADGGDAAKHSATAPVSNKPDARLTATDMHQLLSKAGAEHNVDADLLASVVKAESGGYVRATSRAGARGLMQLMPGTAQQLGVTDSFAPDENVRGGTTYLDWLLTRYHDNIALALAAYNAGPLAVDRYHGIPPYHETRLYVARVIHEFNRRIAAREKTLASTGRASGVSMATGPAEDERVGRD
- the lysC gene encoding lysine-sensitive aspartokinase 3, which encodes MSLVVMKFGGTSVEDPTAIARTAEIVAGRVAAGKTPVVVVSAMSKVTDQLLACAAAASRGDRTGALAISSRLRSRHRDTAAALVKEQKDCATLQAAIEHDFDALDEVLRGLAAILELTPRISDLIVSYGERLSSVIIAQAFRERGLDSVHLDSREVIITDSQYQKAIPQDAVIEDRCATRVRPHLEAGRVPVMGGFIGSNEAGITTTLGRGGSDFTGALIGGALHAEAIEIWTDVNGIMTTDPRICPDALRVRVVSFEEAAELAYFGAKVLHPATILPAVRKNIPVLVLNSRNPTNEGTRIISLAPHCKTPFKCIAVKKKLTIIDVVASRMLMTHGYLKAIFDIFDKHQCPVDMVSTSEVSVSLTVDSNDKLPAIANDLGKIADVKYEGQKALICMVGEDIRGQHGIAAQVFAAVRHVNVRMISQGASEINMSFMIEEEDVEEAVRSLHAAFFQNPDPKIFDVEARQAATAKV
- the asd gene encoding aspartate-semialdehyde dehydrogenase yields the protein MQNKHSIGILGATGMVGQRFIQLLENHPWFRITWLAASDRSSGKKYEDAAKWRLDTPCPERIAKMTISPAAPDGPPKIIFAALDTDIARELEPKFAAAGCAVVSNSSAFRMHPNVPLVIPEVNPEHLHLIEDQSWRRESGGYIVTNPNCSAIGLVMALKPIEERFGIEQIFVTTMQAVSGAGYPGVPSMDILGNVVPFIKNEEEKMEAETLKLLGRLDGEHIAPLAARMSAHCNRVAVEDGHTESVSIKLRKPATREEMLAAWAEFKPLAGQNLPTAPEQPVEWIAAEDRPQPRLDKNRGRGMAASVGRLRPCGLLDWKFTVLSHNTIRGAAGAAIVNAELLLSLGKLEPVALAAERA